From the genome of Solanum lycopersicum chromosome 7, SLM_r2.1:
aataaatgaagtgTGCACGAAATAGttgttttaaaagaaaaagatgccacatacatacatatcatGTAGACATAAATTAAATGTAGTAAAAGTATAACTCTAAAAAGATGATCAAATGGTCAATTATACTTTACCTTTATTAATAGATTCATTGATTAtccaattcaaaattttcattacactaaaaaaataaagaatggtCAATAatgtttatcatatatatacctaagttataatttaaatatatagcTTTTTCATCTATGAAATTTCGAATGAACCCTTCAACCTTATTTGATTCTGtcctattttattctatttttatttttaagttttcgAATCATTTTACCTGAATCTGTTGAAAAATAAGGAAATTGACGTTTAGAACATGTCCACAACACAACTTACTAATTTGCCTATAACAAGCTGACTTCAAGTTAACTATACTTAGAGTTGTACTACAGTACCTATtactactataataataataatgcgaTTATAAATAATCTAAATCCTAATCGTACTATGATTCTAATAGTAATCATAGTCATAATTTAAAcctaatcataatataattctaaacaaaatataattctaattaACATAAGTAATCTTATCTTAGTATGACTCTAATTCTTGATCAGTGCAACATGTTTCAATGTTATCTTCCTTCTTCACTTACTATCGACACATAGTAAGTTATGTTATACGTTCCTTTGACATATTTCAATATcagtttccttcttcttcaacagaATCTACGCAATATATTTATTCTATCaccaaaattattttcattctgTATAGCATCAACTTGGCATAAAGATATAAATCTTATTCTCCAACTACATATCTTTGACTTACGTCTCTCAGagagattatttatttttatataaataaatacttattattctGGTTTGGATTCAACAGTTCTAATTAATACAATATGGTGTCAAATTGTTGTGGCAAAACGTCTCTGTTACTTATTCAAGAAAAAACTGAAGTTcgacttttttttgttgaaaaaaataaaatagaaaacataaatgaTTTAAGGTTAAGCtatatatgatttaatttagtttaattaTTGCATTATTTTGTTATAGTGTTATTCCGCTATTTTCTATAATTACTTATATTTTCATTAGGCTtctctaaataattttaaatcaagTTAAGGCTCTATAGAAATCATCGATTTACCTTACTTATTAGAAATCATCGATTTACCTTACTTctgagaaagaaaaataaattgtcgtatactttattttttctcGAATCTCaactaaattaaatatgtttaGTGTGGGGCATGTTGGTGGTCAATTAGACTATTAACTAAGAATTTATATAACTTAATATGTAGACTTTATATAACTTAATATGTTATCGTGGACCAGTAAGAAAACAGCAGAcgtaaataaaaaagatgaagaTGAGTTAATTTAATATTGTAAATATAGCACGTGGCATTAAAAGAACTCAAcaaattttcaacttcaattattaattttatgaaaaagcAATCGACGTGCCACTTTGACCTACCAAACAATTGCTAATTCTTATCTACTATActatatattcatcattttattcaATTTCCTCAAATAATGCCACGTCCAGTAAAGTTCATTAAAAGATCCAATCATACACACAAATATTATTGTCCATactttaaagttaaaaattgaCATTCCATTTTCCCTTTTGAACCTTCGAGTCCACTTCAACTTTCTACTTTTACTagtatatttaatatatcttaCTCGAcgtttatattaaattataaatttatattaataattaagtaattgGTAGAAATCGATGCTAGGGATCTTGCTTGATCAGCTTTCTTAACAATTACTGGCATAAACAAGTAATGAATGACATCGTATAAAATATAAGAGAAAATTGCACGGataagtaaatttatattatttatttactcatcATAATTATAGTTTGCTACAGTTATCATTCGCGATTaacattatatttaattacgtgggctgacttcgagtGTGTATAATTAATCATGTTTGCATATATATAATTCTccaggatatacaaataaatatgtataatatacaattttttagcttatatacatatacaattcacctctcttccCTCTCTCAGCCCTCTCTCGCTAGCCTCtatcctccctctctcaatttCGCTCGCCCctctcctccttctcccaatctcgctttccatttatataaatatatgtgcataatatatagttttatacaattatatacacatataattcacctctcttcCACTCTCTACCCTCTCtcgctctcctctctcctctctctcgctcgcctctgtCCTCCCTCTGccatatacaattacatatatataacattcaattatctaagatatatatatatatataaaatccatctttctcccactcttttccccctctctctctcctctctcctctctcttccaaactcgctcgtctctctcctcgatataacatgtagctacaaattataatatcaaactatagctataggGAGTAAttaattactccctccgtccgaAATTGTTCGTCATGTtcttatcgaaagtcaatttgactaattttgaaaggtaaattagattacattaattcaatattttaaaccaaaaaaagtagatattctaaaagtatatgaaaaatacaataaattataattttttacatattaatataatgaaaaaaaacatcttaaaatgttagtcaaagtttttatagtttgactctaaaaataaaattgatgacaaataataccgaacgaataaagtatttttaaatagctatatgtgaaagttttttaaaatataactttgaatttattaatttgatggaAAAATTAAGTGCGAACAAATTATTTTCCTTCTAGGTACCccacaagaaaaacaaaacaaaaatacccCAAAGTCCGCACTCTAGCGTAAACACAAGACCTTAGAGTACTCACTATATAATAGTATTCAAATATTGCATataaaaactattaaatatttttagtatgTTTGGCATGAAAGAAAATTGTTTTATAAGCTTTTTTTATGGTTggttatttcaaatatattattaaatatatgtacaCATTTAATCTCTATGTTGAAACAGGAAAAGTAACATTGTTAGTTTGAAATTGTGACtccaaatattaatttgattcatgaaaaaaatgtttttctctATTCTTTACCACTTGCaaacattttgaaaatattgataCTTTGTTACTTTTTACTAATGTCAACGAGTTGATTgacgataaaaatattttgtcaaggTGATATATTGCATTTCCTttctagttttaaaaaataatttctttttttaaagtatgTGGTTCTAATTAAAAGATAAGCatagtattttaatttgatccttggagaataaattttatttttcttcataacaTGTTTGTATCAAGAAAAAcgttatgtaaaaaattaaacgGAGCCCCATTGAGGACCACAACCCATAATTTATGAGTTGTCACACACATACATGACAAACATGTGTGCATTAACGGTGAGATTGATATGATGTattcattatttaataaaatgtagaaatagattcaaattttaatattgcaTAATTTCAAAGACTAGCTCTTAATTcagtatattaattttaatattgagAATTTGAAGTTTGgactaaaattattaaattttatctaCTCATTTTTGTGCTCTACCTTTTGCTTCTAACAAGAAATTTCatgtttaaacttttttaaaaaaattaaatttattttcattgattGACCTTACAcgattttatttcaaaataatcgGGCACAAAACAGAGTACcataactaaaaataattatcaatataattcatATCCGTAAGAATTATAATAGAGATCATCGCTTCTAAATTCATTTagtaaataattcaaaattaattactataaaaataatttattttggttcGTATAAAAGAATGATCATTATCAATCTCAAAATTTcacttattaatattaaaatttgatgaaataacTCCCTTCCTTTCCAATTAAGTacatactaatttatttatttttatcaaaaatgcaATGTTAAACATATTTCAATATCACTGCAATTCCTCCAACTATTAATcgtgataaattttttatttaaatcttCAACATCGAAAActcgaaaataaaataaaataaaattaggactAGAGAGTGATTAGAAAAAAAGGTAAATAAAAACCAAgccaaaatacaatttttttaagaaataaacaaaaaaaaaaaaagaaccagaaaaaaaaagaagagagaaacaaaaatgTGTGACGTGTCACCGATTGTGACACCGTTACAATACCTTTTGTCTTCACTCCCTTTGCCCATCCCCTTGTAATTGAAAACAAAATTGTCCTAcattttattttccaaaaaatttattttgtaagtcgtaaaattaaaattattttatgggccacttcaaaagatttagtatttttatttatttatcttgatttttaaaaaattacatctaatgtattataaattacaatagctaatcacttaaaatttttattatctttttgtttAATGCTTTGAAAACAATAAGTATGTGCACTAATTAAGTAATGCACATTGCACAACATAATATGTTCcactaaaaaaagtaaaattcatctttcacatttaaataaaagttacATCAATTTTAATACCAACTTCTTttcaccatatatatatatatatatatgcgcattattaaaattaattaagtaaaatatagtCTCATATAAGCAAAATTTATTACATAACTAAAAAAAAGCGACTTCTCATCTATTCTTTTCCCTCCTTTTTTGGCTGATGTGTTTTTAGCCCatgcatgaaaaaaaaaaactttccattaattatttaaaaaataaaaatttataatatctaaaatcaaaatttgcataatataaCAAAGATTAGCAATAACATATTCTATTCAAGAAATTCAACTCTTTTATATGACTAAAATAACTAATGCtatcatcaatttataaatatcaatcgctttgatttatttttttaataatttttttttaaatatacgcCCATAGAATtcaataactttaatttaaatttttttatcttaaaagttTTAGACTCATAAACTCAAAAGTCTAAGTTATTattcctattattttttttttcatttttttatttttgatttttgatttttcaaaaaccAACAAATGgttctttaattatataatatatttaattggtTCGACATATACGTGCATCTAAATTATTGATAACAGTCACTAGCACAttcaataagaataataatttaattagaacttttatattttaaatatgataacATACATTTAAATTGATGATCGATGGCTAACTCCgtaaaacaattttttagattttgatgACACATAACTACTTGcatttaactatttaattatgataaagttatatattattatatttattttacttaatataaatattttgcctctccaaaaataaattcattttcttcCTTAGCTATTATGGATCATGCACtttgtactttcatttttacCATTGGATAAGGTCGGCCAATTGATAATATCGAACCTTTACTACGTGTCAActttttaatctattattaaaaaatataataataattttgaatcgTGATGTATTGGTAAAAGTGTCTTATTCTTAATCAGTCATCTCAGATTTAAATTTTggatatatgaaaatattatgttgAAAACGCCACTCTCAAATGCAACCTGCAATACGtttgtaaattaaatttattcaaaactctaatataaatttcaaatatcgaataagaaattaaataaaaaataaaaaatttgggtCCCATCGAAAAGGACGACCGTACTTATCTCtagtaattattttagtttatttttaacttgaATTTACTCGTGGTCAGATTCTTCCTTAAACCctacaaataataaaatctttACACTTTTGTTTGAGTAATAATTATTATCTATTGTCCATTAATACAATTatgctaaatattttttatcattttataatgtCACATATGCAtaagaatatttaatttataataaaagtagaatacAAAATAGagatattatgaaataatataataaaattttaattaattcttaaataatattaaagataagaagtaaatattaaaataacgaTATAATTTCATCAAATCAGCTATTATATAAGATAGATTTTTTCATCCTTACCTATCGATAAATATAAACGATACAATAACAACCAATACAATAGATTAACAACGATATGAATTTTTCTCTAATTCTACGCACAGTAAGAATTTAATACACTgacttttttctcatttttttttctatataaacaACCTTATAGCTCACAAtttaagaaatttcaaaaaaaaatctatatttttcttctctctctacATTTTGCTTACttgtgagaaggaaaaaaaatgggTGTTCAGGAAATGGATCCTCTTACACAGCTAAGCTTACCACCCGGGTTCCGGTTTTACCCGACTGATGAAGAACTTTTAGTTCAATATTTATGCCGTAAAGTTGCTGGTCATGATTTTTCTCTGCAAATTATTGCTGAAATTGATTTGTACAAATTCGATCCATGGGTTCTTCCAagtaagattattttttttttcaaattaattctGAGTGTTTTTTTCGACTtgattaagtaattaatttattttgatattgttgaatttttaCAGGTAAGGCGATTTTCGGAGAAAAAGAATGGTATTTCTTCAGTCCAAGAGATCGGAAGTATCCGAATGGATCTAGACCAAACAGAGTAGCTGGGTCTGGTTATTGGAAAGCAACTGGAACTGATAAAGTTATTACTACAGACGGTAGAAAAGTCGGAATCAAAAAGGCTTTAGTGTTTTACATTGGTAAAGCACCTAAAGGAACTAAAACAAATTGGATTATGCACGAATACAGGCTCAGTGAACCTACAACGAAAACTGGAAGTTCAAGGGTATGTGTGTTTTCATTActcataatttgaaatttatgaattcGGTTCAGTATATTGATACTTGATTTGTATGTTTTTCAGCTCGACGATTGGGTTCTATGTAGGATTTATAAGAAGAATTCAGGTGGACAAAAATCGAGTTGTTCTGATTTACAGAACAAGGATATAAGTCATGcttcatcatcgtcatcatcatctcAGTTTGATGATATGCTGGAATCTCTACCGGCAATTGAAGATCGTTATTTCTCATTGCCGAGGGTGAATTCTATAAGGAACTTTCAACAAAATGACAAGACCAATCTTCAACAATTGAGCTCTGGGAACTTCGATTGGGCTGCTATGGCGGGATTAAACTCATTCCCGGAATTACGTACCGGAAATCAAGTTCCAACGCCGGGAAATCAAACTCCGGTGCTGATAAACACCAATCAGTATCACAATCACAACGACAATTTGAATAATTTCAACGAATTTTTCGCCAATTCAACGGCGTTAAATTTTCACGGTGAAGTTAAGTTTGAAGGAGGAGTTGATCAAGAAGTAGAAAGCAGTGTTAGAGCTCAACGACTTAACAGCGTTAACCCGGGTTTCTTCCAAGAGAACTCAACCGGGTTTTCAAGTTCTTATACAAACTCGGTACCCGACCCATTTGGGATTCGGTACCCGACCCAAACAGTAAATATGGGTTTTACTGGGTAAATAGTGGAAGGGTAAAATGTGAATGCTCATAAATTAACTTGAAGACAAATTTGGAAAAATTGTCATGGTTATTGAGGTTGAAAGGGCATTTTATTCTTTGGTTGGGGattaaaatagcaaaaaaaaaaaaaacaacaagatTTTGTTCATGCaattatgcacatatacaatGTATTTTGTTGTACTAAAATTTATAGCTTTGGTAATGTACTTATTATAGGAATGCATATTGGAGGATTTTAGcttattatattttgtaaattttgatCTTCAATgtgattttgttgttttctttttggcGGTTAAGTcttataatttattcattattttgacaaaatttaaaaatcaaaaacatgcaattcaatgataaatataagttttaatATGTATATGTACTTCAAATATAAGAGAtgatttttgtagttttgtatGGTTAACCTAATCAATTCATCTAAGTTGTATCAGATCAATACGTTCAACTCGTTTAAGTATGattatttgatttgaatatataaaaaaaaaaagaaaaaggatatataaccatatttaaaatagaaaataaaaatattcattaggGATATACTCATCGTATACTCGTTagaataaatcatataattcattagtAGGaccaaatttaatattattatgatccTATTTTATCATACCAAGTACAAATTAAACGTGATcgattatataaatttataattcctAATAGTAATTACCAAATTCATGATGGGTGTAGAGGAAAAAGAGACGCATTGAAATGACTAGtggaaattaatttattcaaaagtAGTGTGAGTCACAAATTTTTATGGAATTCTACTTATAAGGGGGTTAGAAATgtaataattaagaataagttATGAAGTATTTCTACCATAATTACATGCTGTGAACTTGTGAttgtaatcataaaatatttgaaggaaTAGCTTAGGCCTTAGAATATGAAGTGATAAATTTTTTGTCCTGTCATTAAGAGATTATGAATTGAATTCGTAAAATTTAAGATCTCGGTAAATGTAAAGTAAGACTATGCTAATATAAGAActttatgatcaattttttttataaatctcaAATATAACGAAAATTTTGTGCATCGaactgattattttttatttttttagtttagaaTTGGACTAGTTGAGTATGATAGTCACTCAATTAGATGCAATTTTCGTATGACACTCCTAATATTAAATTGAATAGGAATGAACTACTTTGGTGACTTCTCGAAAATCATGACATGGTAtttctatataattttctttctctGTTAATGAAATTTTAAGGTTTTACTTGTCTTGAGTTTTACATTTAATTACAATCACATGAGAATAAAAAGATTAtattaaatcaaaagaaataaggCATAGGCTTTAGTAGTATGACACCATACATAGAATCAGAGtcaaaatttgatgtttatgaatttgtaattctaatttctttttttttttcaagttattaaGTTCTAGACTAAATAATTTGtacataaaacaaatataaattttgaattgaaattacTGAATTCGATCGAATATGCTCGAACTACACTAGTTCCAAGTTCCATTCATGATTTATACATATCTATCACAACTTTCCAAATTGAAAGTTGGGTTCACAAGTCTTGATAAACACTTGTCCTTCCACATATTACTCCTTTATACAAATTGGTTTTATTTGGTGACATATGGACTTCATATTTTTTACGTTACAATTTTGGTTTTTTGGCATTTGGAGGTGGTCCTTGTCTTATGCTATGACAACATTACATACGTTTTGTACACACATAagacaattatattttttggtatttacTAGTTCCCTAATGAATCATGACAAAGATTGCATATACTGTGGATTTCTCTTGGAAGTTTCATGATTCTATATAGAGTGATCAATACTTTTAGTAGTGTAAAGCATATTTGGGTGGAAAAG
Proteins encoded in this window:
- the JA2L gene encoding NAC domain-containing protein JA2L (The RefSeq protein has 1 substitution compared to this genomic sequence), with protein sequence MGVQEMDPLTQLSLPPGFRFYPTDEELLVQYLCRKVAGHDFSLQIIAEIDLYKFDPWVLPSKAIFGEKEWYFFSPRDRKYPNGSRPNRVAGSGYWKATGTDKVITTDGRKVGIKKALVFYIGKAPKGTKTNWIMHEYRLSEPTTKTGSSRLDDWVLCRIYKKNSGGQKSSCSDLQNKDISHASSSSSSSQFDDMLESLPAIEDRYFSLPRVNSIRNFQQNDKINLQQLSSGNFDWAAMAGLNSFPELRTGNQVPTPGNQTPVLINTNQYHNHNDNLNNFNEFFANSTALNFHGEVKFEGGVDQEVESSVRAQRLNSVNPGFFQENSTGFSSSYTNSVPDPFGIRYPTQTVNMGFTG